A genomic stretch from Microtus pennsylvanicus isolate mMicPen1 chromosome 11, mMicPen1.hap1, whole genome shotgun sequence includes:
- the Fdxr gene encoding NADPH:adrenodoxin oxidoreductase, mitochondrial, translating to MALRCWRWWHWSAWPGVRSPPSRSIPTPGFCRQFSTQEKTPQICVVGSGPAGFYTAQHLLKHHTRAHVDIYEKQLVPFGLVRFGVAPDHPEVKNVINTFTQTARSDRCSFRGNVEVGRDVSVPELQEAYHAVVLSYGAEDHQTLDIPGEELPGVVSARAFVGWYNGLPENQALAPDLSCDTAVILGQGNVALDVARILLTPPQHLEKTDITEAAMGVLRQSRVKTVWIVGRRGPLQVAFTIKELREMIQLPGTRPILDSSDFLGLQEKIKDVPRPRRRLTELLLRTATEKPGVEEAARQALASRAWGLRFFRSPQQVLPTPDGQRVAGIRLAVTRLEGVGESTRAVPTGEVEDLPCGLVLSSVGYKSRPIDPSVPFDPKLGVIPNIEGRVVNVPGLYCSGWVKRGPTGVITTTMTDSFLTSQVLLQDLNAGLLPSGPRPGYTAIQALLSNRGVRPVSFSDWEKLDAEEVCRGQGSGKPREKLVDPREMLQLLGR from the exons ATGGCTCTGCGCTGCTGGCGCTGGTGGCATTGGTCTGCGTGGCCTGGGGTCCGGTCGCCTCCTTCCAGGAGCATCCCGA CCCCAGGTTTCTGCCGGCAGTTCTCCACACAGGAGAAGACCCCTCAGATCTGCGTGGTTGGCAGTGGCCCAGCTGGCTTCTACACCGCCCAACACCTGTTAAAG CACCATACCCGGGCCCATGTTGACATCTATGAGAAGCAGCTCGTGCCCTTTGGCTTGGTGCGCTTTGGTGTGGCACCTGACCACCCTGAAGTCAAG AATGTCATCAACACGTTTACACAGACAGCCCGCTCAGATCGCTGTTCTTTCCGGGGCAATGTGGAGGTGGGCAGGGATGTGTCGGTGCCAGAGCTCCAGGAAGCCTACCATGCGGTGGTGCTG AGTTACGGAGCAGAGGACCACCAGACCCTGGACATTCCTGGTGAGGAGCTGCCTGGCGTGGTCTCAGCCCGGGCCTTTGTGGGCTGGTACAATGGTCTTCCTGAGAACCAGGCT CTGGCACCGGATCTGAGCTGTGACACAGCTGTGATTCTGGGACAGGGGAATGTGGCTCTGGATGTGGCCCGGATCCTGCTGACCCCACCTCAGCACCTGGAG AAAACAGACATCACAGAAGCTGCTATGGGGGTCCTGAGGCAGAGCCGGGTGAAGACTGTGTGGATAGTTGGCCGGCGTGGACCCCTGCAAGTGGCCTTCACCATTAAG GAACTTCGAGAGATGATTCAGTTGCCAGGAACCCGGCCCATTTTGGATTCTTCGGATTTCTTGGGCCTCCAGGAAAAAATTAAGG ATGTCCCCCGTCCAAGGAGACGGCTGACAGAGCTGCTGCTTCGAacagccacagagaagccagggGTGGAAGAAGCTGCCCGTCAGGCACTGGCCTCCCGGGCCTGGGGCCTCCGGTTTTTCCGAAGCCCCCAGCAGGTGCTGCCCACACCAGATGGGCAACGGGTAGCAGGCATCCGCCTGGCAGTCACCAGACTGGAG GGTGTTGGTGAGTCCACTCGGGCGGTGCCCACGGGAGAAGTGGAGGACCTCCCTTGTGGACTGGTGCTGAGCAGCGTTGGGTATAAGAGCCGCCCCATTGACCCCAGTGTGCCCTTTGACCCCAAGCTTGGAGTCATTCCCAACATAGAAGGCCGGGTTGTGAATGTACCAG GCCTCTACTGCAGTGGCTGGGTGAAGAGGGGACCCACAGGTGTTATCACCACGACCATGACGGACAGCTTCCTCACCAGCCAGGTGCTGCTGCAGGACCTGAATGCGGGGCTGCTGCCCTCTGGCCCCAGACCTGGCTATACAGCCATTCAAGCCTTGCTCAGCAATCGAG GGGTCCGGCCAGTCTCTTTCTCAGACTGGGAGAAGCTGGATGCTGAGGAAGTATGTCGAGGCCAGGGCTCTGGGAAGCCGAGGGAGAAGCTGGTGGATCCGAGGGAGATGCTGCAGCTGCTGGGGCGCTGA
- the Fads6 gene encoding fatty acid desaturase 6 produces MEPAHGASPGDGAAELLLRELERQVQDVVRASSWWERRGVDCAILALSLLALPAGFLCLRFHNVLAFATGITILGMCHYTLTVKGSHLATHGALTESKRWGKILMIFFVEVCTAFPAEFGKFNHVNLHHGYTNVVGLGDSSTWKMPCLNRYIYMFLAPLLIPILTPLVALERLRKEELRVALRTLGFMSLGLYSQYWLFLNVSGFKSPSSALACMLLARSLLAHPYLHVNIFQHIGLPMFSLDKKPRRIHMMSLGVLNLPRQPVLDWAFGHSLISCHVEHHLFPWLSDHMCLKVKPLVSKFLHDKQLPYNEDSYLARLQLFLSRYEEFMVHAPSITELVGLQ; encoded by the exons ATGGAGCCCGCGCACGGCGCGTCCCCGGGGGACGGCGCTGCTGAGTTGCTGCTGAGAGAGCTGGAGCGGCAGGTGCAGGATGTGGTGCGGGCGAGCTCCTGGTGGGAGCGCCGTGGTGTGGACTGCGCCATCCTCGCTCTCAGCCTGCTCGCCTTGCCCGCGG GGTTCCTGTGCCTACGCTTCCATAATGTCCTGGCTTTCGCCACTGGCATCACAATCTTGGGCATGTGCCATTACACACTCACGGTCAAGGGCAGCCACCTGGCCACTCACGGTGCCCTCACAGAGTCCAAACGCTGGGGCAAGATCTTGATGATTTTCTTTGTGGAG GTATGCACAGCCTTTCCTGCGGAGTTCGGTAAGTTCAACCACGTCAACTTACACCATGGCTACACCAACGTGGTGGGCCTGGGAGACTCGAGCACATGGAAGATGCCGTGCCTCAACCGCTACATCTACATGTTCCTGGCACCTCTTCTCATCCCCATCTTGACTCCGTTGGTAGCTCTTG AGCGTCTGAGGAAGGAAGAGCTGAGGGTGGCACTTCGGACATTGGGCTTCATGTCACTGGGCCTTTATTCTCAGTATTGGCTGTTCCTGAATGTGTCGGGCTTCAAGAGCCCCAGTTCAGCGCTGGCTTGCATGCTGCTTGCCAGATCCCTGCTGGCCCACCCCTATCTCCATGTCAACATCTTCCAG CACATTGGATTGCCCATGTTCTCCCTGGACAAGAAGCCCCGGCGAATTCACATGATGAGCCTGGGGGTGCTGAACCTGCCACGGCAGCCGGTACTGGACTGGGCATTCGGCCACTCACTCATCAGCTGCCATGTGGAGCATCACCTCTTCCCTTGGCTCTCTGACCACATGTGCCTGAAG GTGAAGCCCTTGGTGTCCAAGTTTCTTCATGACAAGCAGCTTCCCTACAATGAAGACTCCTACCTGGCGCGCCTCCAGCTCTTCCTCAGCCGCTATGAGGAGTTCATGGTGCATGCTCCCTCCATCACCGAGCTGGTGGGGCTGCAGTGA